In Candidatus Paceibacterota bacterium, the following proteins share a genomic window:
- the pheS gene encoding phenylalanine--tRNA ligase subunit alpha codes for MQKPEENRGHLHPITLVFNDMVKIFSDMGFVLTDGPELETEYYNFDALNFPKDHPARDMQDTFWLKPNKNIPGVENKLLRPQTSAMQIHYMEDNKPPLAIICPGKVYRNEATDAGHEAQFHQIEGLLVDKKISLADLKSTLNIFFDKFFKKDVEVRFRPSFFPFVEPGVEIDVSCFKCKGEGSCPVCKGTGWIEIMGAGAVHPKVLNIIGINPNEFTGFAFGMGVDRIAMLKYGIDDIRLLYSGDLRLVNQF; via the coding sequence ATGCAAAAACCAGAGGAAAATAGAGGACATCTACATCCGATAACCTTAGTATTTAATGATATGGTTAAGATTTTTTCCGATATGGGTTTTGTATTAACCGATGGTCCAGAACTTGAAACAGAATATTATAACTTTGATGCCTTGAATTTTCCCAAAGATCATCCAGCTCGCGATATGCAGGATACTTTTTGGCTTAAACCAAATAAAAATATACCTGGTGTTGAAAACAAGCTTTTGAGACCTCAGACGAGTGCAATGCAGATTCACTATATGGAAGACAATAAACCGCCACTTGCTATTATTTGTCCGGGTAAAGTTTATAGAAATGAAGCGACAGATGCGGGTCATGAAGCACAATTTCATCAGATAGAAGGATTACTGGTAGATAAAAAGATTTCTCTTGCTGATCTCAAGTCAACTCTGAATATCTTTTTTGATAAATTCTTTAAGAAAGATGTTGAGGTGAGATTTCGTCCAAGTTTTTTCCCTTTTGTTGAACCGGGTGTAGAAATAGACGTCTCTTGTTTCAAATGTAAAGGTGAAGGAAGTTGTCCAGTTTGCAAAGGCACCGGTTGGATAGAGATAATGGGAGCCGGGGCTGTTCATCCAAAAGTGTTGAATATTATCGGAATAAATCCAAATGAATTTACCGGTTTTGCCTTCGGTATGGGTGTGGATAGAATAGCGATGCTCAAATACGGCATTGATGATATTAGGTTGCTTTATTCCGGAGATTTGAGATTAGTTAATCAATTTTAA